A stretch of DNA from Tigriopus californicus strain San Diego chromosome 8, Tcal_SD_v2.1, whole genome shotgun sequence:
ATCGTGTCTCGATTAACGCACTGACCCCCGTTGTGACACGGGTTGTCTAGACACTCGTTGCGATCCACACAACTCTTCCCATCGGGCGTGACACGCTGACCTCGGGGACACCTGTTGTTAGTAATAGAACAAGTTAAGTTAAGGAATCCAAACCGAAAGCAGGCAGAGAGAGTGAAAGTTAGTGGATTATGCACAATACAGAACGTCTGTCAGAATGAACGAACGGACTTCCTAACTTGTCAAATTTTGGATggctcaagaatttcgtaatATGTTGACTAACGCCTCGCAAAACCTCTATTTTCTCGTCTTTTTCCCGGGTCGTACATTCGACGTTTCATCTTCACTATTTCAAAGAGGATTGCCAAAAGAACTCTTCCCTTTTTGGCTTAAACTACCAAAAATGGCCCACATTGATAATGGAAATCACTGTAACATGCAGGCATGACGAATATTACTTAGCCAGAATGTTATTTTCGGCAGTTTGATCAAAAGCAGGGAATGTTTTTACATGGGAGACATTAAGGCATTACGAAATTCTTGTCCAAGccggagtttgacaagtcaataggCTGAGGATTGACATTTTCCACTTGGGTGTTCAAGGTCACATAAAGTAACACATTGTTTTTAGAACTATTGCTTATCAGGTCAAAACTCCTGGCCTGTCTTGGACCTATGTGTTTATAACTCTGTGCAGTAATGAACATGAACTAAGTGgggtatttcatttgatgTAATATTTGTAGAAAGATTATTTGTTTGGTGGACTTTTCCGAACTGACTCTTGGTGAGTGCATCACTTTTAACTCGGATATTTCATCCAGCTATAACTTTGCGTAGTGACAACCATCTCAGGTTGATCGGAACAGAAAATCCTCATATCCTCAGCCTTATGTTAGTTCAAAGCTTTATACAATACTTGCTTGCTATTTGTTAGTGAAAGGGGTTTACTTACGAGCACTCATACTCCATCCAAAGGTCCACACACACAAACGGATTGGGACAGATCACATTGGCACAAGGATTGTTGGAGGGACAATTACGTTGGAGGTTTCGCGCCATCGTGGCTTGGCCCCATTGGGTTCCATTGAGCGCCGGAGGCAACGGTAAATGCTTGCCCTCCAAACGAATATCGTCCATACAACCTTTGGAGTAATCCGAATACACCTCGAAGGTGCGCACACCCGTATACTCGGCCTTGCCACCCGCATACACGCCTTCCTGCTTGTCCACAGTCATCATCTGATGTCCGTCGAACGTGAAGGAATCGTTGTACCGGCGACCTTCGCCGCCATCCACCGTCAAAATAGCGGCCGAACCGTAACGCGCCACTTTCGCCGTGTGCCACTGACCATCGTCCACATAGATAGCTGACAACCAAATCTCCTTCTCCTCAGTCCGCAGCGAGTTCAAGTTGTAACGGAACCGCAGTTTGCTCTCCTGGATCTCTAGGATGCCATATTCGCGGTTATGTTGATCAGACACGCGGAAGAGCTCCCCGTGTTCTTCGCGGGTGCGGAATCTCAACTGAATCTCGGTGGTGAATCGATCGGGTTCGAAGCTCAGGGCGTACTTGACGTAACTTTGCGGGTCGAAGGTGCTGGGCATGGTCTCGTGAGAGCAATCTTGACCGGTCCAACCGGCGTTACACTCGCAAGTGGGCTGACGAAGCGATCCCACACAACGACCGTGCTCGCCACATCGAGGGCCGGGGAAGTTGGCATTACACGCCTCCTCTACGGGTAAGCATCCGGGTTTGGAGTAGCGGAACAATCCGGGATCGGCGAGATCGTAGAGTTTCGAGTTGTGGATAATGTTGCGGATGCATCCATCAAACGGTTTTCCCAAGGGAGTGTGACTCCATTTATATTTCATGGGGTCAAACTGTTCGGCTGCCATGCCTCCAATTTGAAGGGGTGTGTTGACATTCAAATACTCGTTGAAGGGCGGGATGTGGCCCTTGACTTGGCAAGAGGAGTCGTCAAACTCCGTGGGAGTCCCATCCTCATGCTCCATGACCACGGCCGATCGACAGAAATCGACCACCATCCTCACCTCTTCTTTGCTCCAAAACACGTCCAATCGATGCCACTGTCCATCTTCGAGTCCGTTCCCGTTCTTGGTTGCGATCCGTAACTCCAATGTGCCCGACCCGAAATCAATCAGAAGCCTCGGTTGACCCTCCACCAGCTCAATCGAGATAAAGTCCGAAATGAGCATCTCGTCACTTTCCGGCGGAACAATGGGACCGTTGTACAACAAGACACCGTTTGGTTTTCGGGTCAAGAACTCCACGGACAAATGGGAATCCTCGCACAATTCCAAAGGCGGGTACCAGGCCCATCCTTTGCCCCAAAAGGTTCGGGTAGTCTGCTGACATCGAGGTCCTTCGTAACCTCGTGGACACTGACATCGGATTCCCCATCGACCCTCCAAACATCGACCTCCGTTGTAACAGACGTGCGTGAGACACGATTCTGGCTTGTCAAAGGTTCGAGCTCCACAGATGCACTCCGGGATCACCTCCACGTGTACCCCAACCAAAGAGGTCTTGTTGGCATTGACCGTATACGGAATTGGATTGATATCCAGGACATTGGTACAACTTCCATCACAATTCTCGTTCTCGTACAGGCATTCATCGATCCCAACCATGGTGATATTGATTCCCAATTCTCGCTCGAAAGTCTCGcggtgtctcaacaagatcccATTCAATTTGACCGGTTTGTAGTAGGGCGAATTGTGAACTGAAAACCGAACATCCGTGGTCTTGGGCCGAGTGCCATGAAGCATCACACTGAATACGTCGATGTTCTCCAGTGGAACTTTATCCGGAAGAACATCGGCGAACTTCTCCTTGAACAATTGCATCTTGCTCTTGACCACCGTTTCGTTTGTGTAGCTCCAGATTCGAACGAAATCTTCGGCAGTGACACCCACCATGCGGAAGGAGCCTGAATTGACGATGGCCTCGTGAGAGATCTGCTTCACTATCACCGTCACATTGGCGGGGACATCGGTTTGGGTGTGCTTGCGGTCGTATACACGGAATTGGAGGAAATAGCGTCCTTCAGGAGTGCCAGATTTCATGGTGATCCCACCGTTCTCTTTGTGGAGTGAGAAGTACGGATACTGGGGTTGATCATGGTACCAACTGAAGGTCTTATCTGGGAGATCCCAATCATCACGGTCGTAGACATACACTCGGCCAATTTCACTAGCCGGGGCCTCACCCTAAAAAAAGGTGAGCAATTTGGACCATGATATCTTTGATGCGATTACCcctctgtctgtctgtctgtctgcaATTAGTACTCACCATGTAATTGTATACCATGATCTCTTTGGACCCTGGTTGCATCTTATTATCATTGGAATCCCCAATCACCACTGTGAGTGTGGATGTACCGGACATTGAGGGACTCCCGCTGTCTTTGATCACAATCGGGACGAGAAACTCCTTTTGCTGTTCTCGATCGAATGACCTCAACGAGGACACCACGGCCATGCCATCTCCATTGGCACCCTCTGAAGAAATGAATTAATAAATGAATTGATATGATGAGGATTCGTTTAAATCATCATTCATCTGTCGTAATCTTACTGGGATCATGCTCAACTTTGAAGGAGGCTCGGATACTGTCTAAAGCATTGGGATCCATTCGAAATGTGAAGGAGGGCCCATTGCCTTTTGAGCGATCGTCATCATCTGTGGCCAGGATCTCGACCACTTTCCGAGGCGGACTATGCTCGGGTAGTCTGTAGatgttgaaaaatataaaGGCGTGATGTTCATCCAAGCGACAATAACTGTGGCTAGTTCGGACGATTGGTTACTTACACTGGGCGATAGTTTTTCAGAAATCGGGGAGCGTTATCGTTGATATCTTCCACAATGACCGTGAGCGTGGCTGTAGCCGTTTTGGGCGGATCTCCGTCGTCAATAGCCAGAATCTTGATCTGATGAGAGGGCAAGGTCTCGCGGTCTAATTCTCTTTGAATGGCCACTGTTCCATCGGTTGAGATCGAGAATTGTCGACGTCGATCCGAGCTCCGGTCAATCTGGTATCGGACCTGGCTATGGCCTCCTTGATCCGGATCAGAGGCTCGGAATCGCTCTAAGGTCTTGCCAACCTTTGAGTTCTCCCGCACAAAGGTCTCGATGTTGGATTTCTCAAAGATGGGCTTGTTATCGTTGATATCGCGGAGTTTGACCACCACCCATGAGTAGGCCACGTGGTActtgtcgttgtcgttgtccTCACCCTTGTCGTTGACCTGGATCCTGAAGCGGAAACCTTGCCGTTGGAGTTGATCCTCATAGTCCAAGGGTTGGACCACTTTCAACGATCCCGTTCCATCGTTGTTCCGCACCATAGTAAACTTGTCGGCTCCGAATCCGCTAGATTCGATCACTTTGTAATGGAATTTGTTGCTCTCGTCCTCATCGTGAACGGTGACCGTGAGTATGGGTGCATCGGGCAGAACATTGCCTTCGGTTTCGTCCACCTCGGTGACCCATTCGTCTTTGGTGAAGCTGGGCGGCATGTCGTTGATGTCCTTGACACGTATGGAAGCTGTCCCCGTGCCTTTCAGCCCCCCTCCATCCATGGCTACCACTTGAATCGAATAATCCGGagtcttttctcgatctagaCAGCACACGGCGGTTTTGATCACGCCGGTTTCCTCTTCGATCTCAAAGATGGGCGTGCCTGTATTCTCATCGATAACGTTCTTCTCGATGGAGTATTTCAATTTGGCATTGGTGCCCTCTTCAATGTCATCGTAATCCACGGCGGTCATGGTCATGACCATCATCCCTGCGGTCCCATTCTCCGTGACATTGCCATAATATACGCCTTGTGGGAACAAGGGGGCGTTGTCGTTGATGTCCTTCAGGTTAACCTGAACATCTGCGTAGCCCACCAATCCATTGCCTCCATCGTCTTGAGCAAACACAGTGAATCTCCATTGAGGACGGCCATTGGGCTCATCCCGATCCAAAGGCTGTGAGAAAAGGTTTTGGGTTTGAACACGCATCACACAAATCATGAACAGAGCTTACCTTGAGAACAAAGATTTCCCCTGAGGTTCGATTGATGTCGAATTTGGAGAGATCTGGCTGATCTGCATCGATGCCTTGTCCCGTGAGAAAGTAAACAATGTTGTGTTCGCGGTCTTTTTCGCCGTCACTCGCCGTTACCTATGATGAAAGTGCATTTTAGACACAAGATACGACTCATTGGGCCAACACAAATTCAAAcacaataaaacaaaagtaagAGGTAACTACTTTTTAATGGCACACGTCACGTTACCTTTAGAAGAGGCTGCTTGATCATAGTTTGCTCTTCGAAAACAGTGACTTCGTACCGATTCCGGTCAAACGAAGGAGGCAAATCGTTCAAATCGCGCACATAAATTGACAACTCAGCTTCGGTCTCGTGCAAACTGTCCGAGGCAACGATGGTTAAATTGAACTAaataaagaacaaaacaaCACGGAAACAAATCAAAACGAAGGACAAActcaaaacaagaaaagctTAATCTATAAGGAATATGGGATTGGGTCTTTTTTCCCATCCCCCAAAAAACTGAAACCACAAGAGATCATCAGAACGCTCTAGTTCAACGACAAAACGACATAGACTCTTtttaaaaagggaaaaagcaATATAGATAAAAAAGGGGATACTAGGAGATAAATACGACCTAAGAATCAACGAACAAAACCGTGCAAGATCACAGACAAACTcgctcatttcaatttcactaCAAAGCACCTGAAGGACTCTTTTGGGAAGGTTTCTATCATCTTCCTCCGTGATCTGAGTTTCATAGGTGGGCCGATCAAACACGGGTGGATTATCATTGACATCGTTCACATGGATCACGATGGTCGTGtaattctcattcaaattgtCCGATGCCACCAGACGAAGTTCATACTGGatcaaaggtcattgttaTATTCAAGCACGTCAGGGCATGAATTCATATTGAAACTGGGTTAGCAAGACTTGCTCGAAACACCGAAATCAACTTACGCGCTTCCGGGTTTCATAATCGAGGGGTCCAGCCACGTAAATGGCTCCAGTCATGTTCTTGACGGCGAAAGCACCGCCGAAATTCCCTCGAGTAATCTCATAACGAATCTTAGAAGCTGCAAGGGTTCAATGATAAACATGAATTGACGACTCAACTCAACACATTGATGCTCCTTCTTACATTCATCCTTGTCGTTGGCCGTAACCGTAAGAACCGTGTGCTGAATATCCTCGTTCTCGTCTACTTCAGCTTCGTACAAAGACTTGTCGAAGTAAGGAGGGTTATCGTTCTTATCCGAGATCCCAATCCGCATAAACTTGGTGACTGCAGAGAACAATTAGACATAATGAAAAACTGCCTGATCACAATGGGTGATAATTGGGCTTTTGTTTGGGCGATTTGGGGTGCATTAAGTTGATTGGGCCAGATCAGACTAATCGCGTCTGCGTCTATTAAATCTAAAATTATCAATTTACCCGAGTTAGGCTGTCCGGCGGCATTTGGTCGGGCTGATGGAGCGCCGTCTCGAGCCTCGATTTCCAGAGCATATGCTCCTTGTCTTTCGCGATCGAAAACAGCTTTGGTGCTGATCTCGCCGGTTTGGCTGTTGATCTTAAAGTAATTCTGGCCCTCGGATTTCTCAGAGATATAGTAGTACACctgaaaaatcatcaaatgcATGAAGGATCGACATCGTCAAAGCCAAGGTGTTGGGAGTCCATTACCTGATTATTGGGGAAGGTTCCGTCTCTGTCGATGGCATTCACCGTGGTGACAATGGTTCCAATGGGCTCGCCCTCGAGAACCCGCTCTTGCTCTCTTTCGCGGAACAACGGGATCTCATCGTTTACATCCTCCAGGATGATGACAATCGTGGCCTCGCTAGCCAATTGTTGGGCACCATTATTCTGTAATCCATGAGTCACATGAGGCTGGTTTTGTACTATGCACATTGTACACTCGTTCTCCTAAAGCTCACCTCGACACGGATGGTGAGGTTGTATTCCTTGATCCGTTCGTAATCCAGAGGTTGATTGACTTTGACATCGGCATACGTCCATCCATTCTCTTGTCGGTGTTGGAGATAGAAGGTGTCGTACTTATTGGTCTGGTCCGTGGAGCCTCGAATGAGCTGATAGAACACCGTGGGATTATCCTCAATTCCGGAGCTAAATGAGAGTGGGGAAGGAGGTGGGGATGtgaaaacaagccaattgACGGCTAGACACACGTACTGAGAAAAGACTGCTTTCTAGGCATGACTTTcacgaaagagaaagagagagaaaagaaatatGCAGTGCAACAAGTCTCGGTccattcaaagttgaaaatggGTGGTACATTGATAAAGTAAAATAAGAAGGATCGTTTTAAAAACATGAATGAGCCGAGTAAAAGTATTCGAAACGACTGAGGAAAACCTCGCAAACTCGACTAGAAGATGGTGGAGccatgtaaaagaaaaatcctACGGCAACGATTCCGGGATGACCTCTTTTTGGTGCATTGGCACACACCAAAAAAAAGCCTCGGAGGCACATGTTTGCTACAATTTacttgcttttcttttcaaaaaccacGAAGAGGTATCTTCAGATGTGCATCTGGGTAATGGCTCTTCGTGGTTGAATTCATGCAATGTGGCTCAAATACCCAGGAAGACGTGTCCCTTTTTAAAAGAGCTTGAAAAAAGGATGGCTCAAGAAGGGTTACTGCTTTATGGAAACGTTATTACGAGGAACGTGTTGAGAGGGTTTTTTGCTGAAACAGACGGGTGTATGTTTTTTGGACTTACACTGATTGTGCCTTGTATTTTCCGAAATGCAAATCAGTATCGGATTTTCTCTTCCAAACTTTACTAGCCATAAAGATATGAAAACTTCGATTGTGATTAATATCCCTCGCAAGACATTGAAAAGCGGGTCACACCTTCTAGGACCTAAAAAATCCACTCTTACAGAATTTAGTGAAAGGGACATCAGTTTTCCATGGGGGACTCTAGCACTGTACTGTACGCGTATATCAACCGTTCATTTCATATCCCAAAAGGTACATCCAAACGACGCGGAAAAAGAAGTTACTACCAAGTTTTACAGATATTACCATTACTAACACCATTGGAGAGCTCTCTAATAACATTGATAGCCACGGTTACATAGTACTGTAAGACGACATAAATGAAGGTGGGAGCAAAGGTCTGGCTTGGAACATCACtcttcaaaaacatccttGTGCGATTCTCATGAAAGacactcaaaaaataaaaccagaGGTATAGGGGAACGGGACGGGGATCAGGACACACGATGATGCCTTGCTTTAAAAAAGTCGGCCATTTCTACTTGATGGCACACCTGGGACATGGAAGTTAAGCACCATGGGATTGAGATTTACGAGAGTTGGACATAATCTTTATGACGTCTGTTATATGCCAGGCATCATCAAAATGAGCTTGCCTCATGCTCAAAAAAGACTTTGGTCACCAAATCTAAAGGAGCCTCTTTGATGAGCCCTTGGGAACAAGGAACAAGGTAGATGGAACAGGACGAGGACGACAGGAAGGAGATATCAAGAGAGTACTAGAGAAAGGCAGATGGATGCACGATCACATTGCTACACACAAGTCAATCCACTCAGGAGCGATATCATCGTACTGGTAAAAGCTCCTTGACGGGGAtggtggtgttttttttttttggtttcttttttttttcgtgaaCACAGACCTGGCTTTGACTGCGGTAACGTTCTCTCCTACAGCCGTATTCTCTTTGACATAGATGGGTCCATAGACCGTCTGATCCCAGACGGGTGGTTTGTTGGACCGATCCACCACATCGATCTGGACCTCCACTGTTCGAGAGAGCGGCGAGGATCCCAGGTCCTCGGCAATGGCCTCGAGCTTATAGGTGTCTCTCTGGGGGATCGAGATGTTCACGATATAACGGGTGACCTTGAGAGTGCTTTCTTTTACCCTGACTGATTTATCTAGGTAGCCTAATAGTGGTGAGCCCTTAAAGCTAACTAATAGTTTGTATATCAATCGTATGTGAGTATAATTAGAAGAGTGGCGTTTCTAAGGACTAAATGAGACCGTcgagagagcaagagagagcgagagggAGAAAGATTCATCATTAGTTAGTAAGTGAGGGTGGGTTTATGTAGATAGAtgagatagaaaaaaaatggtcatgatGGTGATGCCCCCTATGAGCCAGGGGGAGTAGGACAAACCTTGCTCGGACAGAGATCACGACCTCTCCTTGAGGGGCGTTCTCCTTGACATAGACGGGTCCGTAGATTTGCTGATCCCAGATGGGAGGCTTATTATTTCGATCAACCACAACAAGTTCAACATCGACAACCGCCTCCAATTGGACAGGCGTGCCGTTGTCTGTTGCAGTCACGCGGACTTTTAGCTCTGGTTTCTAGATAGAACAATGAACAAACACCGtcagtcaatcaatcaatcatcgTAAGAAGAACCCAGCAGGAGTGAGAGAGCGACAAAGAACGAGCCAATCGACTTTCCGTCGAGAGTCTCTCTTTCATTTAAAAACCCTTGGGTTGAAAATCTCGTTGGCGGACGGATTTTTCTGCGTCTTTTTTGGTTGACTGAGAAAGAGAAAACTGCCAATTAAATGGGCTCTACGTATTTGTTCCCAGAGCATTCATTGGATTTTGTAGTTGAAAAAACGGCACGCTGAAGTTGAGGAGAGAAACATGGAAAATGAGTTCCATTGGAGTGGTTGATTTGAAGCCACTCTCTATTATACTGTGGAAAATCGTGGTCGTTAATGGACCTTACTGGTTACAGAAGCCTAAAGTAGAATTGCGAAGCATTACAGAAGATACGCTCACGAGCattgtgttaaaaaaaaaactggtcaCTTACATCCAGGGGCTTGCGCAAGTAGATCCATCCTGATTCCGGTTGAATATCAAAGTAATCCAAATGAGATGGATCGAAAGGAGCAGTCAAACTATACCTGATCGCTCCATTATTATCCGCATCTTCATCCGAGGCAGACACACGCAGGATGTTCGTGCCGATATTCGTATCTTGCTTGACATTCTCAATGTATTTCTGGGAATTAACAACAAAAGCACCTCCACGTGATTATAAATTCACCACCAAGAGCGTGGAACGTCTGACATGCCCTACCTGACGATCGAACAAAGGGGGGTTGTCGTTGACGTCCGTGATCTCGACAGTGAAGGAGCACACGCCCTCCAGCGAGGGCTCGCCCGAGTCCGTGGCCTTCACTGTGACACTCACGAATTTGCCGTCGTCGCCCTCACGGTCAAAGACCTTATTGGTGAACAGCTCTCCGGTTTCCTCGTCCACGTTGAACTTGGTGCCTTTTTGATTGGGTTGTTGCACAATTGAGTACCTCACTTGGCCATTCACGCCCTTATCTTGATCTACTGCGTGCACTTTGATGACGGGACTGCCATTGGGCGCCCCCTCTTCGATTTTGGGCCCATAGGACTGGCAATCTTGAAACACGGGCTTGTTGTCATTCACATCCGTAAtgaacaccaccaccacggcCGTGGCCGTGTGAATGACGGGTGGGGTGATCGAGGGTTTGCTCTGATCTATGCAGCACTTCCCGTCATCCATGGCGGTCACGTTGAGCTCGTACTTGTCACGATCCAGGGTAATTGGTCCGGAGACCAAACGAATCACACCCgtgttcttttcaattttgaacagTCCCGATTGAGTGGTACCGCCCACGAACCCGAATGTGACACCATCTCCGTCCTTATCAGAGGCCACCACCGTGGTCACCAGTGTATTGGGACCCGCATTCTCGTCTACATTAGGTGTGTACACTTGTTGGGAGAACTTGGGCTCTTCATCATTTCGGTTTTCGGTGTAAACCCTGACCGTTGCAGTTCCAGTCCTCGGGGGCTCTCCTTTGTCCTTGGATGTGACGATGAACTCGTAATAGGCATTATTACTGTCCGCATCCAAGCGCCGATTGTTGGAGATCACACCTTTGGAATTGACAGTGAAGTGATCGTCCGAGACGTAGTACTCGATATCGGCATTGCTGCCGGAATCTGCATCGGTGGCCTTGACTTTGAGAATGGACGATCCGATGGGGAGATCCTCGTCCACATTATGCGCCTGGTAATCGGGTAGCTCAAATTTGGGCGCGTTATCGTTCACATCGGACACTCGGATAGTTAACTAGAATGGATGGAGATGAGACATGGTTGAATGAAgaaatgcaatgcaaacaaaCAACGGTTTTGAGGTTAATTACCTCGACGGAGGTCGAAAAGCCTCCCGAGTCTTCGGTGGCAGTGACTTCCAATTGATAGATGTGAGGTTGGCGAAGATCTTCAAAATCGAGatccttggccaatttcacGATCCCAGACGAGGGTCCAATATTAAAGGTTCCCGCTCCCTGACCCTTGGCCTTCAGAGTGTATCGAATCTCTCGGTCAGCGAATGACTTGGCCTTGACAGAAATGATATCTGAATCCTTCTTTTGACTCTCGGGAATCTCGGCCTCGTACGATGGCATGTAGAACTGAGGGTATCGTTTTCCTCCCACAATGGAAAGGCGTTCCTCGGGAGTGGATTGAAACTTTCGACCCGTTCGGCCATTCTGGTCTTCGGCCTTTACATACAACACATATTCCGTGTCCAACTGAAACTCCTCTGTTCCACGAGTTCGGACCACTCCAGAGCGTTCATCCACCTCAAATCGTCCCGCagctttgaaaaaagaatcaatctCATTAGCAAATAGAGAGGAGACAAAACTACAcgctgaacaaaaaaaaaagcaacgtGATAGCACTTACTTCTGTCTCTGACCATGAAATAATGCAGATTATGGTCGGTATCCGGATCTTTGGCTTGCAGGGTGAAGACACGAGTATTGGGAGGGGCATTCAGTTTGACCACGGCTTGCATTGGCAAGGGCCGATTGATGAAATAAGGCGGCTCGTCGTTGATATCCTTAATGCGAATGATTACGCGTTGGTTGTCGTTgtctaaaaataaaaacacacCACGGGTCCAGAAGCTGCTGGGCAATGGCAAACTATGTTAATGATTAGTAGCACTTACAAGAGTTCGCCATGGCGTATCCTTAGGGTTGTTAGCAGGAAGGAGAAATGCGATAGAATGCggttactgttgttgttggtttttaGTACACCTCTATTTCGAATATGAGGCATTCAAAGCCATGCTTACCTGATGAAGTTCCGCTATTGCTGATGATCACCCAAAAGTCAACGGTCTTTTCTCTTCCCAATTCCTCGTAGTCCCACTTCTTCTTGACCCGAACGGATCCATTGGGCTCCACAGTGACCCAGGGATTTTCGTCTCGAATTCGAAAGGTCTCATGTTCAGATTCCTTTTCCAGCTGGAACACAATCTTACCCTCGGGTTCACCGTCGGCTTCGGTGAATTCAATCCGTTTGGTGGGTCGCACTGCACGGGTTGTCCTTCGTTTGACGCGAAATAATTCGGGCAAGACCAGCGAGTCCATGGGGAACAATGATTGGTCGATAAAGTTCACTTGGATCTTGGCCTTGTCCGAAGGCCGCCGGCAATCTTGAGCCCACACAGCCAAACTGGAGCGGTTGAATCCGTCCAAAGCGATGATCTCGCCCGTTTGAGGTACAATCACTAACGTATTATCGGGT
This window harbors:
- the LOC131884979 gene encoding neural-cadherin-like isoform X6; the encoded protein is MMRLILTLCVSALCGGVVVASPPPLQKQRRVVITEHTPPGASLGVFPEGVSSIEPPLTWAFVANGREIVLKPGVPVSPEPWLGFQFHVQTEHGGSRIWDPVWLNRTAAPQLHRRDYQAQVRENCPLCPIHFLGPRIEVCGGHAQSRRGLGARIDPQNGLPGFEATVEDVGSCALVSVRTHEPWDYETHRTAQLDLLVHDLADPSIVIDQARIELAILNVNDNDPTFPNATLNLIYDSSRAGKQILGRVRAHDKDGDSLRYFKQEPDNTLVIVPQTGEIIALDGFNRSSLAVWAQDCRRPSDKAKIQVNFIDQSLFPMDSLVLPELFRVKRRTTRAVRPTKRIEFTEADGEPEGKIVFQLEKESEHETFRIRDENPWVTVEPNGSVRVKKKWDYEELGREKTVDFWVIISNSGTSSGYAMANSYNDNQRVIIRIKDINDEPPYFINRPLPMQAVVKLNAPPNTRVFTLQAKDPDTDHNLHYFMVRDRTAGRFEVDERSGVVRTRGTEEFQLDTEYVLYVKAEDQNGRTGRKFQSTPEERLSIVGGKRYPQFYMPSYEAEIPESQKKDSDIISVKAKSFADREIRYTLKAKGQGAGTFNIGPSSGIVKLAKDLDFEDLRQPHIYQLEVTATEDSGGFSTSVELTIRVSDVNDNAPKFELPDYQAHNVDEDLPIGSSILKVKATDADSGSNADIEYYVSDDHFTVNSKGVISNNRRLDADSNNAYYEFIVTSKDKGEPPRTGTATVRVYTENRNDEEPKFSQQVYTPNVDENAGPNTLVTTVVASDKDGDGVTFGFVGGTTQSGLFKIEKNTGVIRLVSGPITLDRDKYELNVTAMDDGKCCIDQSKPSITPPVIHTATAVVVVFITDVNDNKPVFQDCQSYGPKIEEGAPNGSPVIKVHAVDQDKGVNGQVRYSIVQQPNQKGTKFNVDEETGELFTNKVFDREGDDGKFVSVTVKATDSGEPSLEGVCSFTVEITDVNDNPPLFDRQKYIENVKQDTNIGTNILRVSASDEDADNNGAIRYSLTAPFDPSHLDYFDIQPESGWIYLRKPLDKPELKVRVTATDNGTPVQLEAVVDVELVVVDRNNKPPIWDQQIYGPVYVKENAPQGEVVISVRASSGIEDNPTVFYQLIRGSTDQTNKYDTFYLQHRQENGWTYADVKVNQPLDYERIKEYNLTIRVENNGAQQLASEATIVIILEDVNDEIPLFREREQERVLEGEPIGTIVTTVNAIDRDGTFPNNQVYYYISEKSEGQNYFKINSQTGEISTKAVFDRERQGAYALEIEARDGAPSARPNAAGQPNSVTKFMRIGISDKNDNPPYFDKSLYEAEVDENEDIQHTVLTVTANDKDESSKIRYEITRGNFGGAFAVKNMTGAIYVAGPLDYETRKRYELRLVASDNLNENYTTIVIHVNDVNDNPPVFDRPTYETQITEEDDRNLPKRVLQVTASDGEKDREHNIVYFLTGQGIDADQPDLSKFDINRTSGEIFVLKPLDRDEPNGRPQWRFTVFAQDDGGNGLVGYADVQVNLKDINDNAPLFPQGVYYGNVTENGTAGMMVMTMTAVDYDDIEEGTNAKLKYSIEKNVIDENTGTPIFEIEEETGVIKTAVCCLDREKTPDYSIQVVAMDGGGLKGTGTASIRVKDINDMPPSFTKDEWVTEVDETEGNVLPDAPILTVTVHDEDESNKFHYKVIESSGFGADKFTMVRNNDGTGSLKVVQPLDYEDQLQRQGFRFRIQVNDKGEDNDNDKYHVAYSWVVVKLRDINDNKPIFEKSNIETFVRENSKVGKTLERFRASDPDQGGHSQVRYQIDRSSDRRRQFSISTDGTVAIQRELDRETLPSHQIKILAIDDGDPPKTATATLTVIVEDINDNAPRFLKNYRPVLPEHSPPRKVVEILATDDDDRSKGNGPSFTFRMDPNALDSIRASFKVEHDPKGANGDGMAVVSSLRSFDREQQKEFLVPIVIKDSGSPSMSGTSTLTVVIGDSNDNKMQPGSKEIMVYNYMGEAPASEIGRVYVYDRDDWDLPDKTFSWYHDQPQYPYFSLHKENGGITMKSGTPEGRYFLQFRVYDRKHTQTDVPANVTVIVKQISHEAIVNSGSFRMVGVTAEDFVRIWSYTNETVVKSKMQLFKEKFADVLPDKVPLENIDVFSVMLHGTRPKTTDVRFSVHNSPYYKPVKLNGILLRHRETFERELGINITMVGIDECLYENENCDGSCTNVLDINPIPYTVNANKTSLVGVHVEVIPECICGARTFDKPESCLTHVCYNGGRCLEGRWGIRCQCPRGYEGPRCQQTTRTFWGKGWAWYPPLELCEDSHLSVEFLTRKPNGVLLYNGPIVPPESDEMLISDFISIELVEGQPRLLIDFGSGTLELRIATKNGNGLEDGQWHRLDVFWSKEEVRMVVDFCRSAVVMEHEDGTPTEFDDSSCQVKGHIPPFNEYLNVNTPLQIGGMAAEQFDPMKYKWSHTPLGKPFDGCIRNIIHNSKLYDLADPGLFRYSKPGCLPVEEACNANFPGPRCGEHGRCVGSLRQPTCECNAGWTGQDCSHETMPSTFDPQSYVKYALSFEPDRFTTEIQLRFRTREEHGELFRVSDQHNREYGILEIQESKLRFRYNLNSLRTEEKEIWLSAIYVDDGQWHTAKVARYGSAAILTVDGGEGRRYNDSFTFDGHQMMTVDKQEGVYAGGKAEYTGVRTFEVYSDYSKGCMDDIRLEGKHLPLPPALNGTQWGQATMARNLQRNCPSNNPCANVICPNPFVCVDLWMEYECSCPEGMLPTTGKYGCVWPRCLDCQECSDPNINCICPNESACPKAVLLGNRSFVIIIFVSLVALFILVLVFVIYNRRREAQIKYPNPDDDVRETIINYEDEGGGEDDMTAFDITPLQIPVADAATVAAAAQGTLQRQKYQKYAATGTYPSNGPPPVMNGTGTLPPETNVEHFIEEHKHRADSDPSAPPFDDLRNYAYEGGGSTAGSLSSLGSDNDIGPF